A genomic stretch from Arachis stenosperma cultivar V10309 chromosome 3, arast.V10309.gnm1.PFL2, whole genome shotgun sequence includes:
- the LOC130970459 gene encoding uncharacterized protein LOC130970459 isoform X4: MPYPVIVDDNDIDDAALWAVIDSAAASHSSSKSKTLPTITYPNQRQSPSPVSKPSPSPVSSLPPGKFHRISRDSGEVVQESWAYRPPRKVARIGAPPEANVSGSPLALVRTVERTPPAKAYASPESYLSPGIGKLTGQEVSGSCAELSPQCFGGGGRRSEKVDEEKENGMWHGLSGRFPSVSLFKEYQNAAMAILEKTDYTLISGKSFIKKTGKQSYCCLSWENDTVVVTLMRFLQVGERYLATLIFLMKSEIRTLSLMRIAMFSVLSLLFVHTCSMFLFGVADSQMAGALVSDVKRDFRNQIMIFQAQLRPEPKTKLVRIC; the protein is encoded by the exons ATGCCGTACCCTGTCATTGTCGACGACAATGACATAGACGACGCCGCTTTGTGGGCCGTAATCGATTCCGCCGCAGCATCCCACTCCTCATCGAAATCCAAAACCCTACCAACCATCACTTATCCCAATCAACGCCAATCCCCTTCTCCGGTATCCAAACCATCGCCGTCGCCGGTATCGTCGCTTCCGCCGGGAAAGTTCCACCGGATATCGCGGGATTCCGGCGAGGTTGTGCAGGAGTCGTGGGCTTACCGACCGCCGAGGAAGGTGGCGAGAATCGGTGCTCCTCCAGAGGCCAACGTGAGCGGCAGCCCTCTCGCTTTGGTCAGGACCGTGGAGAGGACACCGCCAGCGAAGGCCTATGCGTCGCCGGAGTCTTACCTGTCgccggggattggaaaattGACAGGGCAAGAGGTGAGCGGGAGCTGCGCGGAGTTGTCGCCACAGTGTTTTGGCGGCGGCGGAAGGAGGAGCGAGAAGGTAGATGAGGAGAAGGAGAATGGCATGTGGCATGGCTTGTCTGGAAGGTTTCCTTCGGTTTCTTTGTTCAAGGAGTACCAAAATGCAGCTATGGCG ATTTTGGAGAAAACTGATTACACTTTGATTTCAGGAAAGTCTTTCATTAAAAAAACAGGTAAACAAAGTTACTGTTGTCTTTCCTGGGAAAACGATACAGTAGTCGTAACATTGATGAGGTTTTTACAGGTTGGAGAAAGATATCTTGCTACTTTAATATTTCTTATGAAATCAGAGATAAGAACATTGAGTTTGATGAGAATCGCAATGTTCAGCGTGCTGAGTTTGTTGTTCGTGCATACATGCAGTATGTTCTTGTTTG GGGTGGCAGATTCTCAGATGGCTGGGGCTCTTGTGAGCGATGTGAAAAGAGATTTCAGAAACCAAATCATGATATTCCAAGCACAGCTGAGACCAGAGCCAAAAACAAAGCTTGTCAG GATTTGCTAG
- the LOC130970459 gene encoding uncharacterized protein LOC130970459 isoform X5 — MPYPVIVDDNDIDDAALWAVIDSAAASHSSSKSKTLPTITYPNQRQSPSPVSKPSPSPVSSLPPGKFHRISRDSGEVVQESWAYRPPRKVARIGAPPEANVSGSPLALVRTVERTPPAKAYASPESYLSPGIGKLTGQEVSGSCAELSPQCFGGGGRRSEKVDEEKENGMWHGLSGRFPSVSLFKEYQNAAMAILEKTDYTLISGKSFIKKTGKQSYCCLSWENDTVVVTLMRFLQVGERYLATLIFLMKSEIRTLSLMRIAMFSVLSLLFVHTCRVADSQMAGALVSDVKRDFRNQIMIFQAQLRPEPKTKLVRIC, encoded by the exons ATGCCGTACCCTGTCATTGTCGACGACAATGACATAGACGACGCCGCTTTGTGGGCCGTAATCGATTCCGCCGCAGCATCCCACTCCTCATCGAAATCCAAAACCCTACCAACCATCACTTATCCCAATCAACGCCAATCCCCTTCTCCGGTATCCAAACCATCGCCGTCGCCGGTATCGTCGCTTCCGCCGGGAAAGTTCCACCGGATATCGCGGGATTCCGGCGAGGTTGTGCAGGAGTCGTGGGCTTACCGACCGCCGAGGAAGGTGGCGAGAATCGGTGCTCCTCCAGAGGCCAACGTGAGCGGCAGCCCTCTCGCTTTGGTCAGGACCGTGGAGAGGACACCGCCAGCGAAGGCCTATGCGTCGCCGGAGTCTTACCTGTCgccggggattggaaaattGACAGGGCAAGAGGTGAGCGGGAGCTGCGCGGAGTTGTCGCCACAGTGTTTTGGCGGCGGCGGAAGGAGGAGCGAGAAGGTAGATGAGGAGAAGGAGAATGGCATGTGGCATGGCTTGTCTGGAAGGTTTCCTTCGGTTTCTTTGTTCAAGGAGTACCAAAATGCAGCTATGGCG ATTTTGGAGAAAACTGATTACACTTTGATTTCAGGAAAGTCTTTCATTAAAAAAACAGGTAAACAAAGTTACTGTTGTCTTTCCTGGGAAAACGATACAGTAGTCGTAACATTGATGAGGTTTTTACAGGTTGGAGAAAGATATCTTGCTACTTTAATATTTCTTATGAAATCAGAGATAAGAACATTGAGTTTGATGAGAATCGCAATGTTCAGCGTGCTGAGTTTGTTGTTCGTGCATACATGCA GGGTGGCAGATTCTCAGATGGCTGGGGCTCTTGTGAGCGATGTGAAAAGAGATTTCAGAAACCAAATCATGATATTCCAAGCACAGCTGAGACCAGAGCCAAAAACAAAGCTTGTCAG GATTTGCTAG
- the LOC130970459 gene encoding uncharacterized protein LOC130970459 isoform X7 — protein sequence MPYPVIVDDNDIDDAALWAVIDSAAASHSSSKSKTLPTITYPNQRQSPSPVSKPSPSPVSSLPPGKFHRISRDSGEVVQESWAYRPPRKVARIGAPPEANVSGSPLALVRTVERTPPAKAYASPESYLSPGIGKLTGQEVSGSCAELSPQCFGGGGRRSEKVDEEKENGMWHGLSGRFPSVSLFKEYQNAAMAILEKTDYTLISGKSFIKKTGWRKISCYFNISYEIRDKNIEFDENRNVQRAEFVVRAYMQGGRFSDGWGSCERCEKRFQKPNHDIPSTAETRAKNKACQDLLGIGEYRPGATSQVH from the exons ATGCCGTACCCTGTCATTGTCGACGACAATGACATAGACGACGCCGCTTTGTGGGCCGTAATCGATTCCGCCGCAGCATCCCACTCCTCATCGAAATCCAAAACCCTACCAACCATCACTTATCCCAATCAACGCCAATCCCCTTCTCCGGTATCCAAACCATCGCCGTCGCCGGTATCGTCGCTTCCGCCGGGAAAGTTCCACCGGATATCGCGGGATTCCGGCGAGGTTGTGCAGGAGTCGTGGGCTTACCGACCGCCGAGGAAGGTGGCGAGAATCGGTGCTCCTCCAGAGGCCAACGTGAGCGGCAGCCCTCTCGCTTTGGTCAGGACCGTGGAGAGGACACCGCCAGCGAAGGCCTATGCGTCGCCGGAGTCTTACCTGTCgccggggattggaaaattGACAGGGCAAGAGGTGAGCGGGAGCTGCGCGGAGTTGTCGCCACAGTGTTTTGGCGGCGGCGGAAGGAGGAGCGAGAAGGTAGATGAGGAGAAGGAGAATGGCATGTGGCATGGCTTGTCTGGAAGGTTTCCTTCGGTTTCTTTGTTCAAGGAGTACCAAAATGCAGCTATGGCG ATTTTGGAGAAAACTGATTACACTTTGATTTCAGGAAAGTCTTTCATTAAAAAAACAG GTTGGAGAAAGATATCTTGCTACTTTAATATTTCTTATGAAATCAGAGATAAGAACATTGAGTTTGATGAGAATCGCAATGTTCAGCGTGCTGAGTTTGTTGTTCGTGCATACATGCA GGGTGGCAGATTCTCAGATGGCTGGGGCTCTTGTGAGCGATGTGAAAAGAGATTTCAGAAACCAAATCATGATATTCCAAGCACAGCTGAGACCAGAGCCAAAAACAAAGCTTGTCAG GATTTGCTAGGAATTGGAGAATACCGACCTGGTGCAACAAGTCAAGTTCATTGA
- the LOC130970459 gene encoding uncharacterized protein LOC130970459 isoform X6 gives MPYPVIVDDNDIDDAALWAVIDSAAASHSSSKSKTLPTITYPNQRQSPSPVSKPSPSPVSSLPPGKFHRISRDSGEVVQESWAYRPPRKVARIGAPPEANVSGSPLALVRTVERTPPAKAYASPESYLSPGIGKLTGQEVSGSCAELSPQCFGGGGRRSEKVDEEKENGMWHGLSGRFPSVSLFKEYQNAAMAILEKTDYTLISGKSFIKKTGWRKISCYFNISYEIRDKNIEFDENRNVQRAEFVVRAYMQYVLVWGGRFSDGWGSCERCEKRFQKPNHDIPSTAETRAKNKACQDLLGIGEYRPGATSQVH, from the exons ATGCCGTACCCTGTCATTGTCGACGACAATGACATAGACGACGCCGCTTTGTGGGCCGTAATCGATTCCGCCGCAGCATCCCACTCCTCATCGAAATCCAAAACCCTACCAACCATCACTTATCCCAATCAACGCCAATCCCCTTCTCCGGTATCCAAACCATCGCCGTCGCCGGTATCGTCGCTTCCGCCGGGAAAGTTCCACCGGATATCGCGGGATTCCGGCGAGGTTGTGCAGGAGTCGTGGGCTTACCGACCGCCGAGGAAGGTGGCGAGAATCGGTGCTCCTCCAGAGGCCAACGTGAGCGGCAGCCCTCTCGCTTTGGTCAGGACCGTGGAGAGGACACCGCCAGCGAAGGCCTATGCGTCGCCGGAGTCTTACCTGTCgccggggattggaaaattGACAGGGCAAGAGGTGAGCGGGAGCTGCGCGGAGTTGTCGCCACAGTGTTTTGGCGGCGGCGGAAGGAGGAGCGAGAAGGTAGATGAGGAGAAGGAGAATGGCATGTGGCATGGCTTGTCTGGAAGGTTTCCTTCGGTTTCTTTGTTCAAGGAGTACCAAAATGCAGCTATGGCG ATTTTGGAGAAAACTGATTACACTTTGATTTCAGGAAAGTCTTTCATTAAAAAAACAG GTTGGAGAAAGATATCTTGCTACTTTAATATTTCTTATGAAATCAGAGATAAGAACATTGAGTTTGATGAGAATCGCAATGTTCAGCGTGCTGAGTTTGTTGTTCGTGCATACATGCAGTATGTTCTTGTTTG GGGTGGCAGATTCTCAGATGGCTGGGGCTCTTGTGAGCGATGTGAAAAGAGATTTCAGAAACCAAATCATGATATTCCAAGCACAGCTGAGACCAGAGCCAAAAACAAAGCTTGTCAG GATTTGCTAGGAATTGGAGAATACCGACCTGGTGCAACAAGTCAAGTTCATTGA
- the LOC130970459 gene encoding uncharacterized protein LOC130970459 isoform X1 — MPYPVIVDDNDIDDAALWAVIDSAAASHSSSKSKTLPTITYPNQRQSPSPVSKPSPSPVSSLPPGKFHRISRDSGEVVQESWAYRPPRKVARIGAPPEANVSGSPLALVRTVERTPPAKAYASPESYLSPGIGKLTGQEVSGSCAELSPQCFGGGGRRSEKVDEEKENGMWHGLSGRFPSVSLFKEYQNAAMAILEKTDYTLISGKSFIKKTGKQSYCCLSWENDTVVVTLMRFLQVGERYLATLIFLMKSEIRTLSLMRIAMFSVLSLLFVHTCSMFLFGVADSQMAGALVSDVKRDFRNQIMIFQAQLRPEPKTKLVRYVIFGVYFVYFILFLVHWEQ; from the exons ATGCCGTACCCTGTCATTGTCGACGACAATGACATAGACGACGCCGCTTTGTGGGCCGTAATCGATTCCGCCGCAGCATCCCACTCCTCATCGAAATCCAAAACCCTACCAACCATCACTTATCCCAATCAACGCCAATCCCCTTCTCCGGTATCCAAACCATCGCCGTCGCCGGTATCGTCGCTTCCGCCGGGAAAGTTCCACCGGATATCGCGGGATTCCGGCGAGGTTGTGCAGGAGTCGTGGGCTTACCGACCGCCGAGGAAGGTGGCGAGAATCGGTGCTCCTCCAGAGGCCAACGTGAGCGGCAGCCCTCTCGCTTTGGTCAGGACCGTGGAGAGGACACCGCCAGCGAAGGCCTATGCGTCGCCGGAGTCTTACCTGTCgccggggattggaaaattGACAGGGCAAGAGGTGAGCGGGAGCTGCGCGGAGTTGTCGCCACAGTGTTTTGGCGGCGGCGGAAGGAGGAGCGAGAAGGTAGATGAGGAGAAGGAGAATGGCATGTGGCATGGCTTGTCTGGAAGGTTTCCTTCGGTTTCTTTGTTCAAGGAGTACCAAAATGCAGCTATGGCG ATTTTGGAGAAAACTGATTACACTTTGATTTCAGGAAAGTCTTTCATTAAAAAAACAGGTAAACAAAGTTACTGTTGTCTTTCCTGGGAAAACGATACAGTAGTCGTAACATTGATGAGGTTTTTACAGGTTGGAGAAAGATATCTTGCTACTTTAATATTTCTTATGAAATCAGAGATAAGAACATTGAGTTTGATGAGAATCGCAATGTTCAGCGTGCTGAGTTTGTTGTTCGTGCATACATGCAGTATGTTCTTGTTTG GGGTGGCAGATTCTCAGATGGCTGGGGCTCTTGTGAGCGATGTGAAAAGAGATTTCAGAAACCAAATCATGATATTCCAAGCACAGCTGAGACCAGAGCCAAAAACAAAGCTTGTCAGGTACGTCATTTTTGGTGTGTACtttgtctattttattttgtttttggtaCATTGGGAGCAATGA
- the LOC130970459 gene encoding uncharacterized protein LOC130970459 isoform X2, with translation MPYPVIVDDNDIDDAALWAVIDSAAASHSSSKSKTLPTITYPNQRQSPSPVSKPSPSPVSSLPPGKFHRISRDSGEVVQESWAYRPPRKVARIGAPPEANVSGSPLALVRTVERTPPAKAYASPESYLSPGIGKLTGQEVSGSCAELSPQCFGGGGRRSEKVDEEKENGMWHGLSGRFPSVSLFKEYQNAAMAILEKTDYTLISGKSFIKKTGWRKISCYFNISYEIRDKNIEFDENRNVQRAEFVVRAYMQYVLVWGGRFSDGWGSCERCEKRFQKPNHDIPSTAETRAKNKACQVRHFWCVLCLFYFVFGTLGAMRFGSKISYKLLN, from the exons ATGCCGTACCCTGTCATTGTCGACGACAATGACATAGACGACGCCGCTTTGTGGGCCGTAATCGATTCCGCCGCAGCATCCCACTCCTCATCGAAATCCAAAACCCTACCAACCATCACTTATCCCAATCAACGCCAATCCCCTTCTCCGGTATCCAAACCATCGCCGTCGCCGGTATCGTCGCTTCCGCCGGGAAAGTTCCACCGGATATCGCGGGATTCCGGCGAGGTTGTGCAGGAGTCGTGGGCTTACCGACCGCCGAGGAAGGTGGCGAGAATCGGTGCTCCTCCAGAGGCCAACGTGAGCGGCAGCCCTCTCGCTTTGGTCAGGACCGTGGAGAGGACACCGCCAGCGAAGGCCTATGCGTCGCCGGAGTCTTACCTGTCgccggggattggaaaattGACAGGGCAAGAGGTGAGCGGGAGCTGCGCGGAGTTGTCGCCACAGTGTTTTGGCGGCGGCGGAAGGAGGAGCGAGAAGGTAGATGAGGAGAAGGAGAATGGCATGTGGCATGGCTTGTCTGGAAGGTTTCCTTCGGTTTCTTTGTTCAAGGAGTACCAAAATGCAGCTATGGCG ATTTTGGAGAAAACTGATTACACTTTGATTTCAGGAAAGTCTTTCATTAAAAAAACAG GTTGGAGAAAGATATCTTGCTACTTTAATATTTCTTATGAAATCAGAGATAAGAACATTGAGTTTGATGAGAATCGCAATGTTCAGCGTGCTGAGTTTGTTGTTCGTGCATACATGCAGTATGTTCTTGTTTG GGGTGGCAGATTCTCAGATGGCTGGGGCTCTTGTGAGCGATGTGAAAAGAGATTTCAGAAACCAAATCATGATATTCCAAGCACAGCTGAGACCAGAGCCAAAAACAAAGCTTGTCAGGTACGTCATTTTTGGTGTGTACtttgtctattttattttgtttttggtaCATTGGGAGCAATGAGGTTTGGATCTAAGATTTCTTACAAACTGCTCAACTAA
- the LOC130970459 gene encoding uncharacterized protein LOC130970459 isoform X3, which translates to MPYPVIVDDNDIDDAALWAVIDSAAASHSSSKSKTLPTITYPNQRQSPSPVSKPSPSPVSSLPPGKFHRISRDSGEVVQESWAYRPPRKVARIGAPPEANVSGSPLALVRTVERTPPAKAYASPESYLSPGIGKLTGQEVSGSCAELSPQCFGGGGRRSEKVDEEKENGMWHGLSGRFPSVSLFKEYQNAAMAILEKTDYTLISGKSFIKKTGWRKISCYFNISYEIRDKNIEFDENRNVQRAEFVVRAYMQGGRFSDGWGSCERCEKRFQKPNHDIPSTAETRAKNKACQVRHFWCVLCLFYFVFGTLGAMRFGSKISYKLLN; encoded by the exons ATGCCGTACCCTGTCATTGTCGACGACAATGACATAGACGACGCCGCTTTGTGGGCCGTAATCGATTCCGCCGCAGCATCCCACTCCTCATCGAAATCCAAAACCCTACCAACCATCACTTATCCCAATCAACGCCAATCCCCTTCTCCGGTATCCAAACCATCGCCGTCGCCGGTATCGTCGCTTCCGCCGGGAAAGTTCCACCGGATATCGCGGGATTCCGGCGAGGTTGTGCAGGAGTCGTGGGCTTACCGACCGCCGAGGAAGGTGGCGAGAATCGGTGCTCCTCCAGAGGCCAACGTGAGCGGCAGCCCTCTCGCTTTGGTCAGGACCGTGGAGAGGACACCGCCAGCGAAGGCCTATGCGTCGCCGGAGTCTTACCTGTCgccggggattggaaaattGACAGGGCAAGAGGTGAGCGGGAGCTGCGCGGAGTTGTCGCCACAGTGTTTTGGCGGCGGCGGAAGGAGGAGCGAGAAGGTAGATGAGGAGAAGGAGAATGGCATGTGGCATGGCTTGTCTGGAAGGTTTCCTTCGGTTTCTTTGTTCAAGGAGTACCAAAATGCAGCTATGGCG ATTTTGGAGAAAACTGATTACACTTTGATTTCAGGAAAGTCTTTCATTAAAAAAACAG GTTGGAGAAAGATATCTTGCTACTTTAATATTTCTTATGAAATCAGAGATAAGAACATTGAGTTTGATGAGAATCGCAATGTTCAGCGTGCTGAGTTTGTTGTTCGTGCATACATGCA GGGTGGCAGATTCTCAGATGGCTGGGGCTCTTGTGAGCGATGTGAAAAGAGATTTCAGAAACCAAATCATGATATTCCAAGCACAGCTGAGACCAGAGCCAAAAACAAAGCTTGTCAGGTACGTCATTTTTGGTGTGTACtttgtctattttattttgtttttggtaCATTGGGAGCAATGAGGTTTGGATCTAAGATTTCTTACAAACTGCTCAACTAA